A part of Streptomyces sp. NBC_01235 genomic DNA contains:
- a CDS encoding ATP-binding cassette domain-containing protein gives MTRIDKNPSGAESAVTVRGLVKHYGETKALDGVDLDVREGTVMGVLGPNGAGKTTLVRILSTLLAPDSGRATVVGYDVVRQPRQLRRVIGLTGQYASVDEKLPGWENLYMIGRLLDLSRKEARARADELLERFSLTDAARRPAGTYSGGMRRRLDLAASMIGRPQVLFLDEPTTGLDPRTRNEVWDEVKAMVGDGVTVLLTTQYMEEAEQLASELTVVDRGKVIAGGGIEELKARVGGRTLRIRPADPLELRPLASWLDELGITGLATTVVDAERGSVQVPVLSDEQLTAVIGAVSARGITLTSLTTELPSLDEVFLSLTGHRASAPQDTVPADAREEVAV, from the coding sequence ATGACGCGAATCGACAAGAACCCCAGTGGCGCGGAAAGCGCTGTGACCGTTCGGGGGTTGGTCAAGCACTACGGCGAGACCAAGGCACTGGACGGCGTCGACCTTGATGTACGCGAGGGAACCGTCATGGGGGTGCTCGGGCCGAACGGCGCCGGGAAGACCACCCTCGTACGGATCCTGTCCACCCTGCTCGCTCCCGACAGCGGGCGCGCCACCGTCGTCGGCTACGACGTCGTACGCCAGCCCCGGCAGCTGCGCCGGGTGATCGGGCTCACCGGGCAGTACGCCTCCGTGGACGAGAAGCTCCCCGGCTGGGAGAACCTCTACATGATCGGGCGGCTGCTCGACCTGTCCCGCAAGGAGGCGCGGGCCCGTGCCGACGAGCTGCTGGAGCGGTTCTCGCTGACGGACGCGGCCAGGCGGCCCGCCGGGACGTACTCCGGCGGCATGCGGCGGCGGCTCGACCTCGCCGCGTCGATGATCGGCCGGCCGCAGGTGCTGTTCCTCGACGAGCCGACCACCGGCCTCGACCCGCGCACCCGCAACGAGGTGTGGGACGAGGTCAAGGCGATGGTCGGGGACGGGGTCACCGTGCTGCTGACCACCCAGTACATGGAGGAGGCCGAGCAGCTCGCCTCCGAGCTGACCGTCGTCGACCGGGGCAAGGTCATCGCGGGCGGCGGCATCGAGGAGCTGAAGGCCCGAGTCGGCGGCCGGACGCTGCGGATACGGCCCGCCGACCCGCTGGAGCTGCGGCCGTTGGCAAGCTGGCTCGACGAGCTCGGCATCACCGGGCTCGCCACCACCGTCGTGGACGCGGAGCGCGGCTCGGTGCAGGTGCCGGTGCTCAGCGACGAGCAGCTCACCGCCGTGATCGGCGCGGTCAGCGCGCGCGGCATCACACTCACCTCCCTCACCACCGAACTGCCCAGCCTGGACGAGGTGTTCCTGTCCCTCACCGGCCACCGTGCCAGTGCCCCGCAGGACACCGTGCCCGCCGACGCCCGCGAGGAGGTCGCCGTATGA
- a CDS encoding ABC transporter permease, translating to MSAAVTTIDRGTDADARIPLRSHLRHTGALIRRNLLWIRQDPESMFDAILFPVIFTLLFVYVFGGSIGQSMGGGQDEYIQYVVPGLLAMMGMNMAQGVGTGFNQDFNTGVMDRFRSLPIGRGSVLFAKIAVELMRMLLAATVQLVVAVLVGFDITNWPGLFGAVGLATVFGSALMWVFLTLGVVMKSAQSVQAMGFLVLMPLQFGSSIFAPTRSMPGWLQNFTDYNPLSSLADAARGLMVGGPVAHGLWVTLAWSAGLTAVMAPIAIHKFRTKN from the coding sequence ATGAGCGCCGCCGTCACCACCATCGACCGCGGCACGGACGCCGACGCGCGCATCCCGCTGCGCAGCCATCTCCGGCACACCGGCGCATTGATCCGCCGCAACCTGCTGTGGATCCGGCAGGACCCGGAGTCGATGTTCGACGCCATCCTGTTCCCGGTGATCTTCACGCTGCTGTTCGTGTACGTCTTCGGCGGCTCCATCGGGCAGTCCATGGGCGGCGGGCAGGACGAGTACATCCAGTACGTCGTGCCCGGGCTGCTGGCCATGATGGGGATGAACATGGCCCAGGGCGTGGGCACCGGCTTCAACCAGGACTTCAACACCGGGGTCATGGACCGGTTCCGGTCCCTGCCGATCGGGCGCGGTTCGGTGCTGTTCGCCAAGATCGCGGTCGAGCTGATGCGGATGCTGCTCGCGGCCACCGTCCAACTGGTCGTCGCCGTGCTCGTGGGCTTCGACATCACCAACTGGCCCGGGTTGTTCGGCGCGGTGGGACTGGCGACGGTGTTCGGCTCGGCGCTGATGTGGGTGTTCCTCACGCTCGGCGTGGTCATGAAGAGCGCGCAGTCCGTGCAGGCGATGGGCTTCCTGGTGCTGATGCCGCTCCAGTTCGGCTCGTCCATCTTCGCGCCGACCCGGTCCATGCCGGGCTGGCTGCAGAACTTCACCGACTACAACCCGCTGTCCTCGCTCGCGGACGCGGCGCGCGGACTGATGGTGGGCGGCCCGGTCGCGCACGGGCTGTGGGTGACGCTGGCCTGGTCGGCGGGTCTCACGGCGGTGATGGCACCGATCGCGATCCACAAGTTCCGCACCAAGAACTGA
- a CDS encoding AfsR/SARP family transcriptional regulator yields MDPVRYRILGTTQALRPDGTPVVVGGARLRALLTVLALRAGRSVPAGLLTEEVWAGDPPADAPGALQALVGRLRRTLGAGAIDSAEGGYRLAAGPDDVDLHRFERLTADGARALTDGDPAKAAVLLDDALALWHGPALADLPDRAAEAARWESRRLDAVRARHTAAIALGHAERSLPELTALCDAHPLDEPLQALRLRAMREAGRTAQALAAYDDVRRLLADRLGADPGPELRGLHAELLNPGDLWGPDGLGGPREPSPLVGSGTPGAPGPLPGNLRARLTSFVGREDDIAAIRRDLANARLVTLLGPGGAGKTRLSQEAAEAVRDAAGDGVWLAELAPVADPDAVPQAVLTAVGARETVLYGAGAEELRAVSERHDDPVERLVEHCARRRMLIVLDNCEHVVEAAARLVEELLARCPEVTVLATSREPLGVPGEVLRPLDPLPEPVALRLLADRGAAARPGFRTDADDETAAACAEICRRLDGLPLAIELAAARLRMLTPRQIADRLDDRFRLLTSGSRTVLPRQQTLRAVVDWSWDLLDEDERDVLARLSVFARDCDLAAVEAVCGPATRDPLDSLASLVDKSLVVVAAPAPGGDMRYRLLETVAEYAAERLEESGRRAAAERAHLTYYRELARTTEPLLRGLDQRAAVDRFQLEYDNLRTALRRAVAARDEQEALSLTLSLAWYWQMRDLRIEARIWCSEVMALGPDPFAEPLLRAAPVWTSCTDTPPPMTGEILTEARRGVHLAHLACMDTELEAWRTPAAQARLRLIADAYEPGLPQTCRVPGVLWFFAVLMTGDMERIQAMLDGGVDTCSRTPGYEWELAFCLQMRANILANRSDSAENAFRDADEALEIFRRLGDAWGTAEALSARAEAHERLGAYRRAAADYEDAMKHAERLGARAQLAVLGARLGSVLLEAGDEERGERLLREVIDGPEHVGNEAIPAARLFLAGWLGVTGRRTEAREQLRVLREGFDFGPFAVFDAFLLGAEAWLNAVDGRYAQALTDIRGALARATDPLSVAIAPQMRSVYLSVAATALSSVDGGSRAAAAARCLGAGDALLPPAHVPPRWEREARELAMARTRAVLGDPDFEAAYAEGGGLSYEEATALV; encoded by the coding sequence ATGGACCCCGTGCGCTATCGCATCCTCGGCACCACCCAGGCACTTCGTCCGGACGGTACCCCCGTCGTCGTCGGCGGGGCGCGGCTGCGTGCCCTGCTCACCGTGCTGGCGCTGCGGGCCGGGCGGAGCGTTCCCGCGGGGCTGCTGACGGAGGAGGTATGGGCCGGGGACCCGCCCGCCGACGCGCCGGGCGCGTTGCAGGCGCTGGTCGGGCGGCTGCGCCGGACCCTCGGGGCGGGCGCGATCGACTCCGCCGAGGGCGGCTACCGGCTGGCGGCCGGCCCCGACGACGTCGACCTGCACCGTTTCGAACGGCTGACCGCCGACGGCGCCCGCGCCCTCACCGACGGCGACCCCGCCAAGGCGGCCGTCCTTCTCGACGACGCCCTCGCCCTGTGGCACGGCCCGGCCCTCGCCGACCTGCCCGACCGCGCCGCCGAGGCGGCCCGCTGGGAGTCCCGCCGCCTCGACGCGGTGCGCGCCCGGCACACCGCCGCGATAGCCCTCGGTCACGCCGAGCGGTCGCTGCCCGAACTCACCGCCCTGTGCGACGCCCACCCGCTGGACGAGCCTCTCCAGGCCCTGCGCCTGCGCGCGATGCGCGAAGCGGGCCGTACCGCCCAGGCACTGGCCGCGTACGACGACGTCCGCCGACTGCTGGCAGACCGCCTCGGTGCCGATCCCGGCCCCGAACTGCGCGGCCTGCACGCGGAGTTGCTCAACCCGGGAGACCTGTGGGGCCCGGACGGCCTGGGGGGCCCGAGGGAGCCGTCCCCTTTGGTGGGGTCCGGAACCCCCGGCGCGCCGGGCCCGCTCCCCGGCAATCTCCGCGCCCGCCTCACCTCCTTCGTCGGCCGGGAGGACGACATCGCGGCCATCCGGAGGGATCTCGCGAACGCGCGGCTCGTCACGTTGCTCGGGCCCGGCGGGGCCGGCAAGACGCGGCTGTCGCAGGAGGCCGCCGAGGCCGTCCGGGACGCGGCAGGCGACGGCGTCTGGCTGGCCGAGCTCGCGCCCGTCGCCGACCCCGACGCCGTGCCGCAGGCCGTCCTCACCGCCGTGGGGGCCCGCGAGACCGTGCTGTACGGCGCCGGCGCCGAGGAGCTGCGGGCCGTCTCCGAGCGTCACGACGACCCCGTGGAGCGTCTCGTCGAGCACTGCGCCCGACGGCGCATGCTGATCGTCCTCGACAACTGCGAGCACGTGGTCGAGGCCGCCGCCCGGCTCGTCGAGGAGCTGCTGGCGCGCTGCCCGGAGGTGACGGTGCTGGCCACCAGCCGTGAGCCTCTCGGCGTGCCCGGGGAGGTGCTGCGCCCGCTGGACCCGCTGCCGGAGCCGGTCGCACTGCGGCTGCTCGCCGACCGGGGCGCGGCGGCCCGCCCCGGATTCCGCACCGACGCCGACGACGAGACCGCGGCGGCCTGCGCCGAGATCTGCCGTCGCCTCGACGGTCTGCCCCTCGCCATCGAGCTCGCCGCCGCCCGGCTGCGGATGTTGACGCCCCGTCAGATCGCCGACCGGCTCGACGACCGCTTCCGGCTCCTCACCTCCGGAAGCCGTACCGTCCTGCCCCGCCAGCAGACCCTGCGGGCCGTCGTCGACTGGTCCTGGGACCTGCTCGACGAGGACGAACGCGACGTGCTGGCCCGGCTGTCGGTCTTCGCCCGCGACTGCGACCTCGCCGCCGTCGAGGCGGTGTGCGGCCCCGCCACGCGCGACCCGCTCGACTCCCTCGCGTCCCTCGTCGACAAGTCGCTCGTCGTCGTCGCCGCCCCCGCCCCCGGCGGCGACATGCGCTACCGGCTCCTGGAGACCGTCGCCGAGTACGCGGCCGAGCGGCTGGAGGAGTCGGGCCGGCGGGCCGCCGCCGAGCGCGCGCATCTGACGTACTACCGCGAACTCGCCCGCACCACCGAGCCGTTGCTGCGCGGCCTCGATCAGCGCGCCGCCGTCGACCGCTTCCAACTGGAGTACGACAACCTGCGCACCGCGCTGCGCCGCGCCGTCGCCGCACGGGACGAGCAGGAGGCGCTCAGTCTGACCCTGTCCCTCGCCTGGTACTGGCAGATGCGCGACCTGCGTATCGAGGCCCGCATCTGGTGCAGCGAGGTCATGGCCCTCGGCCCCGACCCCTTCGCCGAACCCCTGCTCCGGGCCGCCCCGGTGTGGACGTCCTGCACCGACACCCCGCCGCCCATGACCGGCGAGATCCTCACGGAGGCCCGGCGCGGTGTCCACCTGGCTCACCTCGCCTGCATGGACACCGAGTTGGAGGCCTGGCGGACCCCGGCCGCGCAAGCCAGGCTGCGCCTGATCGCCGACGCCTACGAGCCCGGCCTCCCGCAGACCTGCCGGGTGCCCGGCGTGCTCTGGTTCTTCGCCGTGCTGATGACCGGAGACATGGAACGCATCCAGGCCATGCTCGACGGCGGCGTCGACACCTGCAGCCGCACGCCCGGCTACGAGTGGGAGCTCGCCTTCTGTCTGCAGATGCGCGCCAACATCCTCGCCAACCGCTCCGACTCGGCCGAGAACGCCTTCCGTGACGCCGACGAGGCGCTGGAGATCTTCCGGCGCCTGGGCGACGCCTGGGGCACCGCCGAGGCACTCTCCGCGCGCGCCGAGGCCCACGAGCGGCTGGGCGCCTACCGCAGGGCCGCCGCCGACTACGAGGACGCCATGAAACACGCCGAACGGCTCGGCGCCCGAGCCCAGTTGGCGGTCCTCGGCGCCCGGCTGGGCAGCGTGCTGCTGGAGGCGGGGGACGAGGAGCGGGGCGAGCGGTTGCTGCGCGAGGTGATCGACGGCCCCGAGCACGTCGGCAACGAGGCCATCCCCGCGGCCCGTCTCTTCCTCGCCGGCTGGCTCGGCGTCACCGGTCGCCGCACCGAGGCCCGCGAGCAACTCCGGGTGCTGCGCGAGGGGTTCGACTTCGGGCCCTTCGCCGTCTTCGACGCCTTCCTGCTGGGCGCGGAGGCCTGGCTGAACGCGGTCGACGGCCGGTACGCGCAGGCCCTGACCGACATCCGCGGTGCCCTCGCGCGGGCCACGGACCCGCTGTCCGTGGCCATCGCCCCGCAGATGCGCTCCGTCTACCTGTCCGTCGCCGCGACCGCTCTCAGCAGCGTGGACGGCGGCAGCCGCGCCGCTGCCGCCGCCCGCTGTCTGGGCGCCGGCGACGCCCTGCTGCCGCCGGCCCACGTACCCCCGCGCTGGGAACGCGAGGCGCGCGAGCTGGCCATGGCCCGGACCCGTGCCGTGCTCGGAGACCCGGACTTCGAGGCCGCGTACGCCGAGGGCGGCGGCCTCTCCTACGAGGAGGCCACCGCCCTGGTGTGA
- a CDS encoding site-2 protease family protein, which translates to MTTATSRHSERRISPVFVGILAVTAVTGWATWTGFAEQPGVAVFLFVTAAWIVSLCLHEYAHARTALHSGDISVGAKGYLTLNPLKYTHALLSIVLPVLFVIMGGIGLPGGAVFIERGRIRGRWRHSLISAAGPLTNVLFAVVCTAPFWLDALDGVPGEFRYALAFLAMLQVTAAILNFLPVPGLDGYGVIEPWLSYGVKRQVEPFAPFGLLFVFALLWVPSVNGVFFDMVDAVLRGLGIGDFETYCGQALYRFWEGTNEVCSVSR; encoded by the coding sequence ATGACCACCGCCACCAGCCGCCACAGCGAGCGGCGGATCAGTCCCGTCTTCGTCGGGATCCTGGCCGTGACGGCAGTCACCGGCTGGGCGACCTGGACGGGGTTCGCCGAGCAGCCGGGCGTGGCGGTGTTCCTGTTCGTGACGGCGGCCTGGATCGTGTCCCTGTGCCTGCACGAGTACGCACACGCGCGTACCGCCCTGCACAGCGGTGACATCTCGGTCGGGGCGAAGGGATATCTCACGCTCAACCCCCTGAAGTACACGCACGCCCTGCTCAGCATCGTGCTGCCGGTGCTGTTCGTGATCATGGGCGGGATCGGTCTGCCCGGTGGTGCGGTCTTCATCGAGCGCGGGCGGATCCGGGGCCGCTGGCGGCACAGTCTGATCTCGGCGGCCGGTCCGCTGACGAACGTGCTGTTCGCGGTGGTGTGCACGGCGCCGTTCTGGCTGGACGCGCTGGACGGCGTGCCGGGCGAGTTCCGGTACGCGCTCGCGTTCCTCGCGATGCTCCAGGTGACGGCCGCGATCCTCAACTTCCTGCCGGTGCCGGGTCTGGACGGCTACGGGGTCATCGAGCCCTGGCTGTCGTACGGCGTCAAGCGGCAGGTGGAGCCGTTCGCGCCGTTCGGTCTGCTGTTCGTGTTCGCGCTGCTGTGGGTGCCGTCGGTCAACGGCGTCTTCTTCGACATGGTCGACGCGGTGCTGCGCGGTCTCGGCATCGGCGACTTCGAGACGTACTGCGGTCAGGCGCTGTACCGCTTCTGGGAGGGCACGAACGAGGTCTGCTCGGTCAGCCGGTGA
- the npdG gene encoding NADPH-dependent F420 reductase, translating into MTSTDSAHTAAAGAPAKAPAKDPWDLPDVSGLVVGVLGGTGPQGKGLAYRLARAGQKVIIGSRAADRAQAAAEELGHGVEGADNAEAARRSDIVIVAVPWDGHGKTLESLREELAGKLVVDCVNPLGFDKKGAYALKPEEGSAAEQAAALLPDSRVAAAFHHLSAVLLQDPEIDEIDTDVMVLGEERADVEIVQALAGRIPGMRGVFAGRLRNAHQVESLVANLISVNRRYKAHAGLRVTDV; encoded by the coding sequence ATGACCTCTACCGACAGTGCACACACCGCCGCCGCGGGCGCCCCGGCGAAGGCCCCCGCCAAGGACCCGTGGGACCTCCCCGACGTCTCCGGACTGGTCGTCGGCGTGCTCGGCGGGACCGGCCCGCAGGGCAAGGGCCTCGCCTACCGGCTCGCCAGGGCCGGCCAGAAGGTGATCATCGGCTCGCGTGCCGCCGACCGAGCCCAGGCGGCCGCCGAGGAGCTCGGGCACGGCGTCGAGGGCGCCGACAACGCCGAGGCCGCGCGCCGCAGCGACATCGTGATCGTCGCCGTACCGTGGGACGGCCACGGCAAGACCCTCGAGTCGCTGCGCGAGGAGCTGGCCGGAAAGCTCGTCGTCGACTGCGTCAACCCGCTCGGCTTCGACAAGAAGGGCGCCTACGCGCTGAAGCCGGAGGAGGGCAGCGCCGCCGAGCAGGCCGCCGCCCTGCTGCCGGACTCCCGGGTCGCCGCCGCCTTCCACCACCTCTCGGCGGTCCTCCTCCAGGACCCGGAGATCGACGAGATCGACACCGACGTGATGGTGCTGGGCGAGGAGCGGGCCGACGTCGAGATCGTGCAGGCGCTGGCCGGCCGCATCCCCGGGATGCGCGGCGTCTTCGCCGGGCGGCTGCGCAACGCCCACCAGGTGGAGTCCCTGGTCGCCAACCTGATCTCGGTCAACCGCCGCTACAAGGCCCACGCGGGGCTGCGCGTCACGGACGTGTGA
- the map gene encoding type I methionyl aminopeptidase has protein sequence MSGQSLLVPGVLSPTRSVPGNIRRPEYVGKPAPTPYTGPEVQTPETIEAMRRAGRIAAQAMAEAAKLISPGVTTDELDKVAHEYMCDHGAYPSTLGYRGFPKSLCTSVNEVICHGIPDSTVLRDGDIVNLDVTAYIGGVHGDNNATYLVGDVDEESRLLVERTRESLERAIKAVRPGRQINIIGRVIESYAKRFGYGVVRDFTGHGINSSFHSGLIIPHYDSPHATTVIQPGMTFTIEPMLTLGTHEYDMWEDGWTVVTKDRRRTAQFEHTLVVTETGAEILTLP, from the coding sequence ATGTCTGGCCAGTCGCTGCTCGTCCCAGGGGTGCTGTCCCCCACCCGTTCCGTGCCCGGAAACATCCGCCGCCCCGAGTACGTCGGCAAGCCCGCGCCGACGCCCTACACCGGCCCGGAGGTGCAGACGCCCGAGACGATCGAGGCGATGCGCCGGGCCGGGCGGATCGCCGCGCAGGCGATGGCGGAGGCCGCGAAGCTGATCTCGCCGGGGGTCACCACCGACGAGCTCGACAAGGTCGCGCACGAGTACATGTGCGACCACGGCGCCTACCCGTCCACCCTGGGCTACCGCGGCTTCCCCAAGTCCCTGTGCACGAGTGTCAACGAGGTCATCTGCCACGGCATCCCGGACTCGACGGTGCTGCGCGACGGCGACATCGTCAACCTGGACGTGACGGCGTACATCGGCGGGGTGCACGGCGACAACAACGCCACGTACCTGGTGGGGGACGTCGACGAGGAGTCGCGGCTGCTGGTGGAGCGGACCCGGGAGTCCCTGGAGCGGGCGATCAAGGCGGTCCGGCCCGGCCGGCAGATCAACATCATCGGGCGGGTCATCGAGTCGTACGCGAAGCGGTTCGGATACGGGGTGGTGCGGGACTTCACGGGGCACGGGATCAACTCGTCGTTCCACTCCGGGCTGATCATCCCGCACTACGACAGCCCGCACGCGACGACCGTGATCCAGCCCGGGATGACCTTCACGATCGAGCCGATGCTGACGCTCGGCACCCACGAGTACGACATGTGGGAAGACGGCTGGACCGTGGTGACCAAGGACCGCAGGCGGACGGCCCAGTTCGAGCACACGCTGGTGGTGACGGAGACGGGGGCGGAGATCCTCACCCTGCCGTAG
- a CDS encoding biliverdin-producing heme oxygenase, whose product MDSFSAVIRTASHEQHVEAETSTFMSNLLGGRLGVDAYARYTEQLWFVYEALEAEAERLASDPVAGPFIRPELFRLASLARDLTHLRGAGWRTGLSALPATAAYAARVRECAERWPAGYVAHHYTRYLGDLSGGQIIRDKAERTWGFERKGDGVRFYVFEGIGNPAAFKRGYRKLLDGMRADDLEKQRIVSECKRAFALNTAVFRALGEEFPLSA is encoded by the coding sequence ATGGACTCCTTCTCGGCAGTCATCCGTACCGCGTCCCACGAGCAGCACGTGGAGGCGGAGACCTCGACGTTCATGAGCAACCTGCTCGGCGGCAGGCTCGGCGTCGACGCGTACGCGCGCTACACCGAGCAGCTGTGGTTCGTGTACGAGGCGCTGGAGGCGGAGGCCGAGCGGCTGGCGTCGGACCCGGTGGCCGGGCCCTTCATCCGGCCGGAGCTGTTCCGGCTCGCCTCGCTGGCGCGGGACCTGACGCATCTGCGGGGCGCCGGGTGGCGGACGGGACTGTCGGCCCTGCCGGCGACCGCGGCGTACGCGGCGCGGGTGCGGGAGTGCGCCGAGCGGTGGCCGGCCGGGTACGTCGCCCACCACTACACGCGCTACCTGGGCGACCTCTCCGGCGGGCAGATCATCCGCGACAAGGCGGAGCGCACCTGGGGCTTCGAGCGCAAGGGCGACGGCGTCCGGTTCTACGTCTTCGAGGGGATCGGCAACCCGGCGGCGTTCAAGCGGGGCTACCGAAAGCTGCTGGACGGGATGCGCGCGGACGACCTGGAGAAGCAGCGGATCGTAAGCGAGTGCAAGCGGGCCTTCGCGCTGAACACGGCGGTCTTCCGGGCCCTGGGCGAGGAGTTCCCCCTCTCAGCGTGA
- a CDS encoding PhzF family phenazine biosynthesis protein: MTDYDVLRVFCAPNGGYGNELGVVREGSVLPDREDRQDLAAKLGFSETVFVDDPERGIIDIYTPTTRLPFAGYPCVGVAWLLDVPELVTPAGVVGTRLDGEFTWIEARAEWAPPRTFRQYATAAEVDDLPVPPKGEWVYAWAWEDEPAGRVRARGFPGRDDGIDEDEATGAAALLLTERLGRALNITQGAGSQILTAPQPHGWVEIGGRVFLER, translated from the coding sequence GTGACTGATTACGACGTGCTCCGCGTCTTCTGTGCGCCGAACGGCGGCTACGGCAACGAACTGGGCGTGGTCCGCGAAGGCTCGGTGCTGCCGGACCGCGAGGACCGACAGGACCTCGCGGCCAAACTCGGCTTCAGCGAGACGGTGTTCGTCGACGACCCCGAGCGCGGGATCATCGACATCTACACGCCCACCACGCGCCTGCCCTTCGCGGGCTACCCGTGCGTGGGCGTCGCCTGGCTGCTCGACGTGCCCGAGCTCGTCACGCCGGCCGGTGTCGTCGGGACCCGCCTGGACGGGGAGTTCACCTGGATCGAGGCGCGCGCCGAGTGGGCCCCGCCGCGCACGTTCCGTCAGTACGCCACCGCCGCCGAGGTCGACGACCTGCCCGTGCCGCCCAAGGGGGAGTGGGTCTACGCCTGGGCCTGGGAGGACGAGCCCGCGGGCCGCGTCCGCGCCCGCGGCTTCCCCGGCCGCGACGACGGCATCGACGAGGACGAGGCGACGGGCGCGGCGGCGCTCCTGCTCACCGAGCGCCTCGGCCGCGCCCTGAACATCACCCAGGGCGCGGGCTCCCAGATCCTGACGGCCCCGCAGCCCCACGGCTGGGTGGAGATCGGCGGACGGGTGTTCCTGGAGCGCTGA
- the efeO gene encoding iron uptake system protein EfeO, protein MRAARLSVVTAVTAVTALTAVTGCTSKSDAKDGDRVISVTATDSKCETSKKEISAGHLELAIENKGSKVTEVYILFPDDRVVSERENIGPGTKQRVTAEVKAGAYEIACKPGMKGDGIRQDLKVTGGSAAKRDPRLDKAVAAYRSYSQTQADETLPKVAAFVAAIKAGNIEAAKKAYAPSRIGWERTEPVAESFGDIDPLVDTRADGLEAGQKWTGWHRLEKSLWQDKKITAEDKTLADQLVTDLTDWQKRVGKADITPTSMANGAKELLDEVATGKITGEEETYSHTDLVDFKANVEGAQQSYELLKAVAKENDAALVTELDKQFAALNALLDTYRPNTSSYEFTSYDKVGAADRKKLSDAVNALAEPLSKLAAAVAK, encoded by the coding sequence ATGCGAGCCGCCAGACTGTCCGTCGTCACCGCCGTCACCGCCGTGACCGCACTGACCGCCGTCACCGGGTGCACCTCGAAGAGCGACGCCAAAGACGGCGACCGTGTCATCAGCGTGACGGCCACGGACTCCAAGTGCGAGACCTCCAAGAAGGAGATCTCGGCCGGGCACCTCGAGCTCGCCATCGAGAACAAGGGTTCCAAGGTCACCGAGGTCTACATCCTCTTCCCGGACGACCGGGTCGTCAGCGAGCGCGAGAACATCGGCCCCGGCACCAAGCAGCGGGTCACCGCCGAGGTCAAGGCCGGCGCCTACGAGATCGCATGCAAGCCCGGTATGAAGGGCGACGGCATCCGCCAGGACCTCAAGGTCACCGGCGGCTCCGCCGCCAAGCGTGATCCCCGCCTGGACAAGGCCGTGGCCGCCTACCGCTCCTACTCGCAGACCCAGGCCGACGAGACGCTGCCCAAGGTCGCGGCCTTCGTGGCGGCGATCAAGGCCGGGAACATCGAGGCCGCGAAGAAGGCCTACGCCCCCTCCCGCATCGGCTGGGAGCGCACCGAGCCGGTCGCCGAGTCCTTCGGGGACATCGACCCTCTGGTCGACACCCGCGCGGACGGCCTGGAGGCCGGCCAGAAGTGGACCGGCTGGCACCGCCTGGAGAAGTCCCTCTGGCAGGACAAGAAGATCACCGCCGAGGACAAGACCCTCGCCGACCAGCTCGTCACCGACCTGACGGACTGGCAGAAGCGGGTCGGCAAGGCCGACATCACCCCGACCTCCATGGCCAACGGCGCCAAGGAGCTCCTCGACGAGGTCGCCACCGGCAAGATCACCGGCGAGGAGGAGACCTACTCGCACACCGACCTGGTCGACTTCAAGGCCAACGTCGAGGGCGCGCAGCAGTCGTACGAGCTGCTGAAGGCGGTCGCCAAGGAGAACGACGCGGCCCTGGTCACCGAGCTGGACAAGCAGTTCGCCGCGCTGAACGCGCTGCTGGACACGTACCGCCCGAACACGTCGTCGTACGAGTTCACCTCGTACGACAAGGTCGGCGCCGCCGACCGCAAGAAGCTGTCGGACGCGGTCAACGCGCTCGCCGAGCCGCTGTCCAAGCTCGCCGCCGCCGTCGCGAAGTAA